The following are encoded in a window of Actinomyces oris genomic DNA:
- a CDS encoding SGNH/GDSL hydrolase family protein yields the protein MSTIPHSDHFPTAVFLGDSITTGWRALSHPRNRWTSLVCEHQRWREVNLAADGLGFFARRGGHLPGGQRSPSCRDTTWLEAVLRCEPDIVTISLGLNDAAFLPSQRELVEQAIDHDLTFISTRLRGAPVIIAPYFPSLEVGPRFQAIRRLVHEKATSLGLTSTDALSTTINGDEDRLAIDQIHPDDAGHARMARAMISFYTEILPSA from the coding sequence GTGTCCACGATCCCGCACTCCGACCACTTCCCCACTGCTGTCTTCCTCGGTGACTCCATCACCACCGGTTGGCGAGCCCTGAGCCATCCTCGTAATCGCTGGACCTCGCTCGTGTGTGAGCATCAGCGGTGGCGGGAAGTGAACCTGGCGGCGGACGGCCTGGGCTTCTTCGCACGACGTGGGGGCCACCTGCCCGGCGGGCAGCGCTCGCCGTCGTGCCGCGACACGACCTGGCTGGAAGCGGTACTGCGTTGCGAGCCCGACATCGTCACGATCAGCCTGGGCCTGAACGACGCCGCCTTCCTCCCCTCTCAGCGTGAGCTGGTCGAGCAGGCGATCGACCATGACCTCACCTTCATCTCCACACGCCTGCGGGGCGCGCCGGTCATCATCGCCCCCTACTTCCCCTCCCTGGAGGTCGGTCCGCGTTTCCAGGCCATCCGCCGTCTCGTGCACGAGAAGGCCACGTCCCTGGGTCTGACCTCGACCGATGCCTTGAGCACGACCATCAACGGTGACGAGGACCGCCTGGCCATCGACCAGATCCACCCCGACGACGCCGGACACGCCCGGATGGCTCGCGCCATGATCTCCTTCTACACCGAGATCCTGCCCAGCGCGTAA
- a CDS encoding ATP-binding cassette domain-containing protein — protein sequence MTGRAAGDNPADAHDVIRVVGARENNLRSVDVVIPKRRLTVFTGVSGSGKSSLVFATIAAESRRLVNETYPAFVQGFMETGTRPDVDRLEGLTPAIVVDQERLGSNPRSTLGTVSDVGALLRVLYSTHGVPHIGSPQAFAFNVPSVTGGGALTTQRGSRKIVERKTFTIQGGMCPACEGMGQVSDIDLTQVLDETLSLNDGAITVPGYATGGWQVRSFTESGLFPADVPVAAFTPQQRDDLLYKEPTKIKVGGINVTYEGLVLRIRRSILSKETQALQPHIRSFVERAVVFGTCPQCHGTRLSEPARSCLIDGKSIADACAMQISDLAQWITRLQGILTGAAPLLDNLKDMLDAFVLIGLGYLSLDRPASTLSGGEAQRTKLVRHLGSALTDVTYVFDEPSIGLHPHDLHQMNELLLSLRDKGNTVLVIEHKPETISIADHVVDLGPGAGTRGGRICFEGTVEQLRGSDTLTGRHLADRMRIKNSHRSPTGRIEIRGASTNNLHDVDVDIPLGVLSVITGVAGSGKSSLIHGHLSPIDGVVTIDQAPIKGSRRSNPATYTGLLDPVRKAFAKANKDQGAKPAHFSANSDGACPVCGGTGVIETQLGFMETVESRCQACDGRRFRDEVLAYRLAGYSIADVLDMSVEAALAFFSQGGARLPAAARILSRLKDVGLGYLHLGQALTTLSGGERQRLKLAVHLSQEGRIIVLDEPTVGLHPADIEAMLTLLDHLVDSGRTVVVIEHHQSVMVHADWIIDLGPGAGHDGGRVVFTGTPAQMAAERSTLTGKYLAQYVEEVNDDAPE from the coding sequence GTGACTGGAAGGGCTGCTGGAGACAACCCCGCCGATGCGCATGACGTCATCCGTGTCGTCGGGGCTCGTGAGAACAACTTGCGCAGTGTCGACGTCGTCATCCCCAAGCGCAGGCTGACGGTCTTCACCGGCGTATCGGGCTCGGGCAAGAGCTCGCTCGTTTTCGCCACGATCGCCGCCGAGTCGCGCCGTCTGGTCAATGAGACCTACCCGGCTTTCGTGCAGGGCTTCATGGAGACTGGCACACGTCCCGACGTCGACCGTCTGGAAGGACTGACGCCGGCGATCGTCGTGGACCAGGAACGCCTGGGATCCAACCCGCGCTCAACCCTCGGCACCGTCAGCGACGTCGGAGCTCTCCTGAGGGTTCTGTACTCGACGCACGGCGTGCCACATATCGGCTCACCTCAAGCCTTCGCCTTCAACGTCCCGTCCGTCACCGGTGGTGGTGCGCTCACCACGCAGCGTGGCAGCCGCAAGATTGTCGAGCGCAAGACATTCACCATCCAGGGCGGGATGTGCCCGGCTTGTGAAGGCATGGGTCAGGTCTCAGACATCGATCTGACGCAAGTGCTCGATGAGACGCTCTCCTTGAATGACGGCGCCATCACCGTCCCAGGATACGCAACCGGTGGCTGGCAGGTGCGCAGCTTTACTGAATCCGGTCTTTTTCCGGCAGATGTTCCGGTAGCCGCCTTCACGCCCCAGCAGCGAGACGATCTGCTCTACAAGGAGCCCACGAAGATCAAGGTCGGCGGCATCAATGTGACCTATGAGGGGCTCGTTCTGAGAATTCGACGGTCGATCCTGTCCAAGGAAACACAGGCACTGCAGCCTCATATTCGCTCCTTCGTGGAACGGGCCGTCGTGTTCGGAACCTGCCCGCAGTGTCATGGAACCCGCCTGTCCGAACCCGCCCGCAGTTGTTTGATCGACGGTAAATCCATTGCTGATGCCTGCGCCATGCAGATCTCGGATCTGGCGCAGTGGATCACTCGTCTTCAAGGGATTCTGACCGGTGCCGCTCCCCTGCTGGATAATCTGAAGGACATGCTGGACGCCTTCGTGCTCATCGGGCTGGGCTATCTGTCACTGGACCGCCCGGCCTCGACCCTCTCGGGCGGTGAGGCTCAGCGCACCAAGCTCGTGCGCCACCTGGGCTCGGCCCTCACCGATGTCACCTACGTCTTCGATGAGCCCAGCATCGGTCTGCACCCGCACGACCTCCACCAGATGAATGAGCTGCTGCTGTCGCTACGGGACAAAGGAAACACTGTGCTCGTCATCGAGCACAAACCCGAGACCATCTCGATAGCCGACCACGTGGTGGACCTGGGGCCGGGAGCGGGAACCCGAGGAGGCCGGATCTGCTTCGAAGGAACGGTCGAGCAGTTGCGCGGCTCCGACACTCTTACCGGACGCCACCTAGCGGACCGGATGCGAATCAAGAACAGCCACCGCTCCCCCACGGGAAGAATCGAGATTCGCGGCGCCAGCACGAACAATCTTCACGACGTCGATGTCGATATTCCCCTGGGAGTTCTCAGCGTCATCACTGGAGTGGCCGGATCTGGCAAGTCGAGCCTCATCCATGGTCACCTCTCCCCCATTGATGGCGTGGTGACGATCGACCAGGCACCGATCAAAGGCTCCAGGCGCTCGAATCCCGCCACCTATACCGGACTGCTCGACCCTGTTCGCAAGGCCTTCGCCAAAGCCAATAAGGACCAAGGTGCGAAACCCGCGCATTTCTCGGCGAACTCCGACGGGGCCTGTCCGGTGTGCGGCGGAACGGGTGTCATTGAGACGCAGCTGGGCTTCATGGAGACCGTGGAGTCCCGATGCCAGGCCTGTGACGGTCGGCGTTTCAGGGACGAGGTGCTCGCCTATCGCCTCGCCGGATACAGCATCGCCGATGTCCTGGACATGAGCGTCGAGGCGGCGCTGGCCTTCTTCTCCCAGGGCGGGGCTCGTCTCCCCGCGGCAGCCAGAATCCTGTCACGGCTGAAGGATGTGGGGCTCGGCTACCTCCACCTCGGCCAGGCCCTGACCACCTTGTCCGGTGGTGAGCGTCAGCGGCTCAAGCTCGCCGTCCACCTGAGCCAGGAAGGCCGCATCATCGTGCTCGATGAGCCGACTGTCGGACTGCACCCGGCCGACATCGAGGCCATGCTGACGCTCCTGGATCACCTCGTAGATAGCGGCCGCACCGTCGTCGTCATTGAGCACCATCAGTCCGTGATGGTGCACGCCGACTGGATCATCGACCTCGGCCCCGGAGCGGGCCACGACGGCGGCCGCGTCGTGTTCACCGGAACTCCGGCCCAGATGGCGGCGGAACGAAGCACGCTGACGGGGAAGTACCTTGCCCAGTATGTCGAGGAGGTGAACGACGATGCCCCCGAGTGA
- a CDS encoding RNA polymerase-binding protein RbpA translates to MADRALRGMTIGAKSMESEDGVEFAERMIVSYECPMAHVTRIPMSTEAEVPPTWECPECGQLAARRGEDEPEPDEPKKTPRTHWDMLLERRKVDELEVLLNERLEALRSGEVYRERVSG, encoded by the coding sequence ATGGCAGACCGCGCACTGCGAGGCATGACCATTGGCGCGAAGTCGATGGAGTCGGAGGACGGCGTCGAGTTCGCCGAGCGGATGATCGTCAGCTACGAGTGCCCGATGGCGCACGTCACCAGGATCCCGATGTCCACCGAGGCCGAGGTGCCTCCCACCTGGGAGTGCCCCGAGTGCGGCCAGCTCGCCGCCCGACGCGGCGAGGACGAGCCCGAGCCCGACGAGCCCAAGAAGACCCCGCGCACCCACTGGGACATGCTCCTGGAGCGCCGCAAGGTCGATGAGCTCGAGGTTCTCCTCAACGAGCGCCTCGAGGCGCTGCGCAGCGGTGAGGTCTACCGCGAGCGGGTCAGCGGCTGA
- a CDS encoding ABC transporter permease, with translation MFLALREIRHEPVRFTLIISVITLVAYLTFFLASLAVGLAHRYRAGIDGWNTASVAVTDASNENLSASRLSDKQLEAATALAKDNGTTASALMSTAAVAQAPDVNDEDGEALREDVFAFGIDLDGQLSPPVADGRTISAPDSEVLVDDSLKAKGLAVGDTIRLLGSDHDWTVVGFTHDTTFQAAPVVTMDSRALRQHGPTSLSPAVSAVVFNSDLTTDSKATQSAKDAGLTILTTEELVRTLPGYSAQVLTFSLMIGSLIIITSTVLGIFIYVLTLQKRPVLGILKARGVPTGYLIRSGCAQTLVLSVAGIGIGLLLTMATSLVLPRAVPFRISAPLDLLIVTAFIAISVIGGFISVRVISRIDPVEAIS, from the coding sequence ATGTTCCTCGCGCTGCGCGAGATCCGCCACGAACCCGTGCGCTTCACGCTCATCATCTCCGTCATCACCCTGGTGGCCTACCTCACATTTTTCTTGGCCTCCTTGGCTGTGGGCCTCGCCCACCGCTACCGCGCCGGCATCGACGGCTGGAACACCGCCAGCGTCGCCGTCACGGACGCCTCCAACGAGAACCTCTCCGCCTCCCGTCTGAGCGACAAGCAGCTGGAAGCGGCCACGGCCCTGGCCAAGGACAACGGAACCACAGCCTCTGCCCTGATGAGCACGGCCGCTGTTGCCCAGGCGCCAGACGTCAATGACGAGGACGGCGAGGCGCTGCGTGAGGATGTCTTCGCTTTCGGAATCGATCTGGACGGACAGCTCAGTCCGCCTGTGGCCGACGGGCGGACGATCTCCGCCCCCGATAGCGAGGTCCTCGTCGACGACTCGCTGAAGGCCAAGGGACTCGCGGTTGGTGACACGATTCGACTGCTGGGCTCTGACCACGACTGGACCGTTGTCGGATTCACCCATGACACCACCTTCCAGGCGGCTCCCGTGGTGACCATGGACAGCCGGGCCTTGCGCCAGCACGGCCCCACCAGCCTGTCCCCAGCCGTCTCCGCCGTCGTCTTCAACTCCGACCTGACCACCGACAGCAAGGCCACGCAGTCCGCCAAGGACGCAGGACTGACGATCCTCACCACCGAGGAACTCGTTCGCACGCTCCCCGGCTACTCGGCCCAGGTACTCACCTTCAGCCTCATGATCGGCTCACTCATCATCATCACCTCCACGGTTCTGGGCATCTTCATCTACGTGCTGACGCTGCAGAAGAGACCGGTCCTGGGCATCCTCAAAGCCCGCGGCGTCCCCACCGGCTACCTCATCCGCTCCGGATGCGCCCAGACCCTCGTGCTGTCGGTAGCCGGCATCGGCATCGGCCTGCTTCTGACGATGGCGACGTCCCTGGTCCTCCCCCGCGCCGTGCCTTTCAGGATTTCCGCTCCCCTGGACCTGCTCATCGTCACGGCATTCATCGCCATCTCCGTCATCGGAGGCTTCATCTCCGTCCGGGTCATCTCCCGCATCGATCCCGTGGAGGCCATCTCATGA
- a CDS encoding ABC transporter ATP-binding protein, translating to MTASAAASGAATPVMSLESVTRDYRQGDETVHALRSTDLELRAGELVGILGPSGSGKSTLLTIMGGLRTPSSGRVTISGQPFSSLPEKQRARLRLRRIGFVLQASGLVPFLRLNDQFSLHDRAARTQGDTDRRDHLLDSLGITKRAHAYPSELSGGERQRAAIAVALYHDPDIILADEPTASLDTRRAQDVARLLADQTHELGKATVMVTHDERLLPVCDRVLAMHDGVLTEQDAPKDSERQSGSRDDR from the coding sequence ATGACCGCATCAGCAGCAGCAAGTGGAGCGGCAACCCCGGTCATGTCCCTGGAGTCGGTGACCCGCGACTACCGTCAGGGAGATGAGACCGTTCACGCCCTGCGCAGCACGGACCTCGAGCTGCGCGCTGGTGAGCTGGTGGGGATCCTGGGCCCCTCAGGATCAGGGAAGTCCACGCTCCTGACCATCATGGGCGGCCTGCGCACTCCCTCGAGTGGCCGCGTGACGATCTCCGGTCAGCCCTTCTCCAGCCTGCCAGAGAAACAGCGGGCCAGGCTCCGACTTCGGCGCATCGGCTTCGTCCTCCAGGCCTCGGGGCTGGTTCCCTTCCTCAGGCTCAACGACCAGTTCAGCCTGCACGACCGAGCGGCACGAACGCAGGGCGACACCGACCGACGGGACCATCTGCTGGACTCACTCGGCATCACGAAGCGCGCCCACGCCTACCCCTCGGAGCTCTCCGGGGGCGAGCGTCAGCGCGCCGCCATCGCGGTGGCGCTCTACCACGACCCGGACATCATCCTGGCCGATGAGCCCACCGCCTCCCTGGACACCCGACGGGCTCAGGACGTCGCTCGTCTGCTTGCGGACCAGACCCACGAGCTGGGCAAGGCCACGGTGATGGTCACTCATGACGAGCGGCTGCTTCCCGTATGCGACCGGGTCCTGGCGATGCACGACGGTGTCCTGACCGAACAGGACGCACCCAAGGACAGCGAGCGCCAGAGCGGTTCACGCGATGACCGCTGA
- a CDS encoding 6-phosphofructokinase encodes MAQRIGILTAGGDAPGLNAAIRGFGKAAIQQHGWELVGFRDGMRGLAENRFTELDPAALSGILTTGGTMLGTSRDKVHRMMVDGEPRDMVPTIVENCEKDGIDALVCLGGGGTAKNAKRLMDAGLNVIHLPKTIDNDIVHTDSSFGFATALEIATQAVDRLHSTAHSHHRIILTEIMGHRAGWLALGAGIAGGADVILLPEIPYSVDAIADKIERRRAHGSSFSVVAVAEGALSVTDHAELEHARALVKDASSPERKAMAKRGVKRLEASHRANTFTLAEQLESLTGLEARVSILGYVQRGGSPCGADRLLGTRLGVAGANAIAEGHFGVMVADRGHGTELVPLKEVAGHTKFVPADHEWIQAARAVGTALGD; translated from the coding sequence ATGGCTCAGCGCATCGGCATTCTCACGGCGGGCGGCGACGCCCCGGGACTCAACGCGGCGATCCGAGGTTTCGGAAAGGCGGCGATCCAGCAGCACGGCTGGGAGCTCGTCGGCTTCCGGGACGGCATGCGCGGCCTGGCCGAGAACCGCTTCACTGAGCTCGACCCCGCTGCCCTTTCAGGGATCCTCACCACCGGCGGAACCATGCTGGGAACCAGCCGGGACAAGGTGCATCGGATGATGGTGGACGGCGAGCCCCGCGACATGGTGCCCACCATCGTGGAGAACTGCGAGAAGGACGGGATCGACGCCCTGGTCTGTCTCGGCGGGGGAGGGACCGCGAAGAACGCCAAACGCCTCATGGATGCGGGTCTCAACGTTATTCACCTGCCCAAGACCATCGACAACGACATCGTCCACACTGACTCCTCCTTCGGCTTCGCCACGGCTCTGGAGATCGCCACTCAGGCTGTGGACCGCTTGCACTCGACGGCGCACTCCCACCACCGCATCATCCTCACCGAGATCATGGGGCACCGGGCCGGCTGGCTGGCCCTGGGCGCCGGCATTGCGGGTGGGGCGGATGTCATTCTGCTGCCGGAGATTCCGTACTCGGTGGACGCGATCGCGGACAAGATTGAGCGGCGCCGCGCCCACGGGTCGTCCTTCTCCGTGGTGGCCGTGGCCGAGGGGGCGCTGTCAGTGACGGATCACGCCGAGCTGGAGCACGCCCGCGCCCTGGTCAAGGATGCTTCCAGTCCCGAGCGCAAGGCCATGGCGAAGCGGGGCGTCAAGCGCCTGGAGGCCTCCCACCGTGCCAACACCTTCACCCTGGCCGAGCAGCTGGAGAGCCTGACCGGACTGGAGGCGCGCGTGTCCATCCTGGGATACGTCCAGCGTGGTGGTTCGCCCTGCGGAGCGGATCGTCTCCTGGGCACGCGTCTGGGCGTGGCCGGAGCCAACGCGATTGCGGAGGGCCACTTCGGAGTCATGGTCGCCGACCGTGGTCACGGCACGGAGCTGGTACCGCTCAAGGAGGTGGCCGGCCACACCAAGTTCGTTCCGGCCGACCATGAGTGGATCCAGGCCGCACGTGCCGTGGGGACCGCGCTGGGGGACTGA
- a CDS encoding LacI family DNA-binding transcriptional regulator has translation MESHREPTLADVAQAAGVSLTTVSRVLNNRGYLSQETRERVAEAIAQLNYRPNQIARALHGKSTHSIGLIVPTVALPFFGELTEHVEDFLAERGYRTFVCNSMGKADREREYLDLLVSHRVDGIISSAHNDGLADYSSIHLPLVSVDRDLSPIVPNVRCDNEAGGRLAAEHLLTRGARRPALLTSRTGIHNLREKGYRQVLQQAGIEPVVLTVDFNTPNSERPRLIRERLDLVADDIDAVFATDDLAAAQVIEWAAQRDLRIPDDFKVIGFDGTVAMQHALPALTTIQQPITKLARAAVDLLLKRIDSATAVSAQSTQSGGPGVEDLQVPSPMPVKLLPGRTT, from the coding sequence GTGGAGTCACACCGCGAACCCACACTGGCCGATGTCGCCCAGGCTGCAGGCGTCTCGCTGACGACAGTCTCCCGCGTACTCAACAACCGCGGCTACCTCTCCCAAGAGACACGGGAGCGGGTGGCTGAGGCGATCGCTCAGCTCAACTACCGCCCCAATCAGATCGCCCGAGCACTGCACGGAAAGTCCACGCATTCAATCGGGCTGATCGTCCCCACCGTTGCCCTGCCTTTCTTCGGCGAGCTGACCGAGCATGTCGAGGACTTCCTCGCAGAGCGCGGCTACCGGACCTTCGTCTGCAACTCGATGGGCAAGGCGGATCGGGAGCGCGAGTACCTCGACCTGCTCGTCTCCCACCGGGTCGATGGCATCATCTCCAGCGCCCACAATGACGGCCTGGCCGACTACAGCTCGATTCACCTGCCCCTGGTCAGTGTGGATCGGGACCTCTCCCCCATCGTCCCCAATGTCCGCTGCGACAACGAGGCCGGCGGTCGACTCGCCGCCGAGCACCTGCTCACACGGGGGGCGCGCCGTCCGGCCCTGCTAACGTCTCGCACCGGAATCCACAACCTGAGGGAGAAGGGGTACCGCCAAGTGCTCCAGCAGGCGGGCATCGAGCCGGTGGTCCTGACCGTCGACTTCAACACACCCAACAGTGAGCGCCCCCGTCTCATCCGCGAACGGCTCGACCTCGTGGCCGACGACATTGACGCGGTCTTCGCGACCGACGATCTGGCTGCCGCGCAGGTGATCGAGTGGGCGGCCCAGCGCGACCTGCGGATTCCGGACGACTTCAAGGTGATCGGCTTCGACGGAACGGTCGCCATGCAGCACGCGCTGCCGGCGCTGACCACGATCCAGCAACCCATCACCAAGCTGGCACGGGCGGCAGTCGACCTGCTCCTGAAGCGGATCGACTCGGCCACCGCTGTCTCCGCGCAGAGCACGCAGTCGGGTGGTCCCGGGGTGGAGGACCTGCAGGTCCCCTCCCCCATGCCGGTGAAGCTGCTGCCCGGCCGCACCACCTAG
- a CDS encoding GNAT family N-acetyltransferase produces MPPSEAQGDGRAEAACTYRIRPATMADSPAIRRIRNAAVRESLAIWTSIEQDHAGAEAWLAPMVQRGTALVAHVSGEPHDVVGFAVAGPWHSYEGYARTVEDSIYLSPAAQGKGLGARLLAALIEASRRAGDRTMIALIEAGHATSVRLHERYGFTTVGTVPQAGEKHGQILDLTLMSRCMKGPTVCENQNEPSDSLRRVNTDQAIQLQPEEPAVTQWQVSATDELVAHLLNLVGTPQGRPAIIAVDGRGGSGKTTLTTALAAAVPGAQAFHLDDLIWNEPLYDWDQLYVDTLTQLRRVGSLDLVPDKWREHGREGSIRIPAGSPLVLVEGTGAGLAAVRSLIDAHVWVQTGDDVAERRGIKRDIAEGVNGDAEESVRFWHWWMAGERLFFAKDRPWRRADVIVSGDAPTGVGPGEIAWTPGPLLAG; encoded by the coding sequence ATGCCCCCGAGTGAGGCGCAGGGTGATGGACGTGCCGAGGCGGCATGTACCTATCGGATCCGCCCGGCGACGATGGCTGACTCTCCCGCGATCCGCCGGATCCGTAACGCCGCCGTGCGGGAGTCCCTGGCCATCTGGACCAGCATTGAGCAGGACCACGCCGGGGCCGAGGCCTGGCTGGCGCCCATGGTGCAGCGCGGAACCGCTCTCGTCGCCCACGTCAGCGGTGAGCCGCACGACGTCGTTGGCTTCGCGGTGGCCGGCCCCTGGCACTCCTACGAGGGCTACGCCCGCACCGTTGAGGACTCGATCTACCTGAGCCCTGCGGCACAAGGCAAAGGTCTTGGTGCCAGGCTCCTCGCCGCCCTCATCGAGGCCTCACGGCGGGCCGGGGACCGCACGATGATCGCTCTCATCGAGGCGGGTCACGCGACCTCGGTGCGCCTGCACGAGCGCTATGGTTTCACCACTGTCGGCACTGTCCCGCAGGCCGGCGAGAAACATGGTCAGATCCTCGACCTGACCCTCATGAGCCGTTGCATGAAAGGACCCACCGTGTGCGAGAACCAGAACGAGCCCTCTGACAGCCTCCGACGGGTCAACACCGACCAGGCCATCCAGCTCCAGCCCGAGGAACCCGCCGTCACCCAGTGGCAGGTCAGTGCCACCGATGAGCTCGTTGCGCACCTGCTTAACCTGGTCGGCACGCCCCAGGGACGGCCGGCGATCATCGCCGTCGACGGGAGGGGCGGATCGGGCAAGACCACACTCACCACGGCGCTGGCCGCAGCCGTCCCCGGCGCGCAAGCCTTCCACCTGGACGACCTCATCTGGAACGAGCCGCTCTACGACTGGGACCAGCTGTACGTCGACACCCTGACTCAACTGCGTCGGGTCGGCAGCCTCGACCTGGTCCCGGACAAGTGGCGCGAGCACGGCCGCGAGGGCTCCATCCGGATCCCAGCCGGCTCTCCCCTGGTCCTCGTCGAAGGGACCGGGGCGGGCCTGGCCGCAGTGCGCAGCCTCATCGACGCGCACGTATGGGTCCAGACCGGCGACGACGTGGCCGAACGCCGCGGCATCAAGCGGGACATCGCTGAGGGAGTCAACGGCGACGCCGAGGAGTCGGTGCGTTTCTGGCACTGGTGGATGGCCGGCGAGCGCCTCTTCTTCGCCAAGGACCGTCCCTGGCGGCGCGCAGACGTCATCGTCTCCGGTGACGCGCCCACCGGTGTAGGTCCAGGAGAGATCGCCTGGACTCCGGGGCCGCTCCTGGCCGGCTGA